The genomic stretch AGTTCGAGCCGTCAAGGAGGATGGCATGACGACCGACAATCTAGGCCTTTCGCTGCGGGTTGCCGTCCTCTGCGGCGGCCATTCGGCCGAGCGCTCCGTCAGTCTGGCCAGCGGCCAGGCCGTGGCCAAGGCGCTCGCCGCGGCGGGACACGACGTCCGCCAGTTCGACCCGGCCGCGACACCGCTCGATGACCTGCCGTGGCCGTCGATCGATGTCTGCTACCTCGCCTTGCATGGCGGCACGGGTGAGGATGGCACTGTGCAGCAGCAGCTCGAGCGTCTCGGCGTGCGCTACACTGGCAGCGGCCCTGCGGCCTCGCGCTTGGCCATGAGCAAATCGGCGAGCAAGGAGCGATTTGCCCAGCACGAGGTGCCGACGCTGCCCTATGTGCTGGTTCATCGCGGCCAGCGCTCGGCCGATATCCTCGCGAGCGTCGCCGCGCTCGGCTATCCGTTGATCTTCAAACCCGATGGACAAGGTTCGAGCCTGGGCGTGGCCGTGGCCACCGGGCCGCAACAAGTCGCCTCGGCGCTCGCCACGGCAGGCGAATTCGACGACTTCGTACTCGTCGAACCGTACGTCGCCGGTCGCGAGTTCACCGTCGCCGTTTGGGGCCGGCAGGCCCTGCCCGTGCTCGAGATCATCGCCCCCGAGGGACTGTTCGATTACAACGCGAAGTACGAATCGGCACAGACGCGCTACTGCTTCGATCACAGACTGCCGAGCAAGCTGGTCGAGCGCCTTGAGCGTGCCGCCATCGCCGCTGCCGCCGCGCTCGACACAAGCGGAATGGTGCGGGTCGACGTCATGCTGGATCGGTTCGAATGCCTGTGGGTGCTCGAGGTGAATACCTCGCCCGGTATGACCGATCACAGCCTGGTGCCGAAGGCGGCGGCCCGCTGGGGGCTCAGTTTTACCGGGCTTTGCGACCGGTTGGTGCGCGAGACTGCCGCCGCGGGTGTTTCCCCATGAGCAACCCCAAGGGCAGCAGTAGCAAGGCAGCTCGACCGCACAGCGCCGGCCGAGCGATTTTCTGGCTGATCGGGCCGGGACGGTCGTTCCTCGTCTTGGGCGTGCTGATTGCGCTGGGCGCAGCGGCCACGGTCGGCGCCTGGCCCGAGATTCAACGGCTCGTGCACGGCAACCAAAACCTGTGGCTCTTGCCGCAGAACATCGCGATCAACGCACCACCGGCCTGGATCAAGTCGGACGTTCGGGCCGAGGTCGTTCGCGATGCTGGCCTGGGGCGGCCGATTTCGCTCGTCGACCCACAGCTCGTCGTGCGCGTCCGCAATGCCTTCTCACTGCACCCTTGGGTGGCGCGCGTCGTCCAAGTGACGAAGCAACATCCCGCCCGCGTGCAGGTCGTGTTGGAATATCGTCGCCCCGTGGCGATGGTCGAAGTACCCGGTGGTTTGTATCCCGTCGACGCCGAGGCGGTGCTGCTGCCCAGTGCGGACTTTTCCGCGCTCGAAGCATCGCGGTATCCGCGCGTCTCGGGAATTGCGCATGCGTCGCTCGGTTCGGTGGGTGCCGTCTGGGCCGATGTACGCGTGCAAGGTGCCGCTCGGATCGCCGCCGTGTTGATGGAGGATTGGACGCTGCTGGGGCTGCAGACCATCAAGCCGGCGATCCGGGGCGACAACACTCTGTCGCTCGCCGGTTGCAGCTATGAACTGTTCACGCCGCGCGGTACGCGGATCGTCTGGGGCCACGCGGTCGACGCCAGCAGCGGCGAAGTCGCGGCAGCCGAAAAGCTTGCCCGGCTCAAGCGGCTGGTGGCCGGCGGGGCATCGCTCGACGGCGCCGGTGGCCCGCGCGACATCGATATCCGCCTGCCCGGCGATGCGGTGATTGTGCCGCGAACGGCGCTCATCCCGGCGCCGGGCGCAACGGAATAGCCGTGCCTGGAAAAGGCGTAGGCGATTAAAAGAGTTCGTGGATCGGCTTGATGCCGTAGTCCACCAGCGGAAACGGCCGGCCTTGGGGACCGGGTAGTTTGGTCTCGAGGTCGAGCCCCAGGCTGTTAAAGATCGTGGCGATCACTTCACCCGGCTGCACGGGGCGCTCGGCGGGTACGGCACCGATGGGATCGCTCCGCCCGACCACCCGGCCACCTTGCACGCCGCCACCGGCGAACTGGCTGGTCCAGCATTGCGGCCAGTGATCGCGGCCGCCGGCCGGATTGACGCGCGGCGTACGGCCGAATTCTTGCAAATTGCACACCAGCGTATTGCCGAGCATGCCGCGCTGGCTGAGATCTTCCAGGAGCGCACTGTAGGCGCGGTCGTACATCGGCGCGACGATGTCGCGCATGCCTTCGATCGACGTGAACGGCTTGGAGCCGTGAATGTCCCAGCTAATCTCGTCGAACACGGTCAGGAAGGTGTTGACCGTCACGAAACGCACGCCTGCCTCGATCAACCGCCGGGCCAGCAGGCAGCATTGCCCGAAACGGGTCATGCCGTAGCGCTCGCGGACCGCCTGGGGCTCTTTCGACAGATCGAACGCTTCGCGCGCCTGCGGGCTCGTCATCAACCGGTATGCGGCCTCGAAGTTGCTGTCGAGTGCTTTTGCGTCGGCGCTGGCCTCGAAGTTCTTGACGGTCTCGTCGACGATGGCTCGCATCTTGCGACGGCGATCCAGGCGCGCTTCGCCAATGTCTTGCGGAGGCAACAGGTCGGGCACCTTGAAATCGGGCTTCGAGGGATCGGCCATCAAGGCGAACGGATCGTGCGCCTTGCCCAGGAAGCCGGCGTCCTGCCCGTGGGGCAAGTTGCCTCCGGTCCGGCCCATCGGTTCCGGCAGCAGCACATGAGCCGGCAAATCGGTACGCCGCCCCCGCAAGTAGGCCAACACGCACCCCGCATGCGGCGTGTTGATCCCGCCGGTAAATAGCCGGCCCGTCTGGAGCATTTGATGCCCGGTATCGTGCACGGCCGCCGCGGTGTGATAGCAACTGCGAACCAAGGAGAACTTGTCGGCATGTTTCGCCAGCTCGGGAAAGATCTCGCTGATCTGGATCGCCGGGGCATTCGTGGAGACGGGCTGAAAAGGACCGCGAATCTCGGCCGGCGCGTCGGGCTTCATGTCCCAGCAGTCGATCTGGCTGGGTGCGCCGAGATTGAAGATCATGATCACGCTGTGTTCGTCATGATTCGGCGCAACCGCACCGGCGGCCTTGGCCGCCATCAGGTTGGGCAGCGACATACCCACCGCACCCAACGCGCCGACTTGAAGAAAGTCGCGTCGCGTGAGGCCGTCGCAGGTCTGGGCAGCACCACGTCCGGTGAACGTCAGCATGGCGTTCGATCCTTGCACCAAGGGCGTCAGGGGCGACCGGTCGGTCGACCCAGTGCGATGGTATCGCGCGGCGGGCGTAACAGCAACGAAACTCGCGGGTTACGCGCCGAGAACGCCGGCAATACCTCGGGACTGCGTAACGGTTATTCCTCCGGAGCCTGCTCCTGGATCAGCTTGCTCAATTGTTTGAACGCCGGATCGCGGGCATGCTCGCACCACTCGAACAAGGCCGCCTCGGTGGTCGTCATGGTCGCGCCGGACGCTTCGAGCCGGAGCAGCGCCGTGTCGTGATCGATGCGATGCCGGGCCCCAATAGCGTCGACTGCCAGGTACACGCGCTGTCCAGTGGCGAGCAAGTCGAGGGCGGTCTGCTGGACACAAACGTGCGATTCGATGCCGCAGAGCAGGTAGCGATAAACCTTGCGCTCGCGCAGCCCAGCGAACAGCTCGCCGCATTCGCCGCAGCTGAACCGGGTCTTTGCGGCGGCCGGATCAACGAGTGCCGCCAGTTCGGGCACCGTGGGGCCAAGGCCCTGCGGGTACTGTTCGGTCGCCGCGACGGGTAGGCCGAACAGCCGGGCCCCGTCAATCAGCCGGCGGATATTCCAGATGATCCGCCGATGTCCCGGAATCAATCCAGACAATTTGCCTTGAACGTCGATCACGATCAGGGCCGTATCATCCCGCGACATCAGTTCGGGGCTGCGCGGGAGACCTTGCTGGCCGACGGAATCGTTCACGGGCCAAATCCTTCAGGGGGGCACGAGGACGGAAATGCGACATTGCCTGGATCGATTATAACGCCCTCGACGAAGTGATCCGAACCGCTTCGAAGCGCCGGCAGGCCGGTTGCGCGGGCCCTGTTTCCCGGGAATCATGGCCCGACGTATGATGGTTTGCGGGGACATGAAATCTTCGTCCGGCGCGGCCCGGGTAACGGCGCGCGCGAGGCACCGCGCATGAGTATCTCGGGGACGAACGCGGCGAGCGAAACATTCGACGACCGCACGCTCGAAGAGCTGCCGGTCGCGGCGCTCGACACCCCCGAGCCGACGGTGGCGCCGGTTGAGCTGGTCCACGGTCCGCCGCGCGAACTGGCCGACGAGACGCAGGAGGTGCTGTTGCAGCGCCTGCGCGTTGGCTCGCTTGTGATGTTCAGCGGTTTCTTGTTTTACACGCTGCGCGCGGCCTATTTCTTGCCCTCGGCTGACGCACCGCGAATCGGCGAGAGCAACGCCGTGACGACCTATCGCGCAGCCGCCACGGTCGTGCTGGCGATTTGCGCAGCCTACCTGTGGAGTCCGATCCGCTTGTCGCTGGTCACGCTGCGGTTCCTCGAACTGGGCGTATTCGGGGCTTCGACGGGCATTTGCGTGTTGATCGAGTCGCAGTTGATCAGCCAGGCCCTGCACCCGGAGCACCCGGCGGTCGTCCAATCGGCGGTGGCGGCGAGCATCGTGATGTGGTTTGCGTTGGCACTAATCTACGGGGTGTTCATCCCCAACACCTGGTGGCGCGCGGCGATCGTCTTGGGCGTGATCCTGGCGATCCCGTTCGTGATGATGCTCGTGGCGAGCGTGAATAGTCGGGAATTTGGGCGCGTGGCGCTGATCGATTCGTTGTTGCCGGCCAGCGGTGTCATGCTCGTCGGCTATGCAACGGCCGTTTACAGTTCGTACACGATGGGCCGGCTGCGCCGCGAGGTGTTCGTCGCCCGCCAATTGGGGCAGTACCGCCTGGGCCAGCTGCTCGGCAGTGGCGGCATGGGCGAGGTCTATCTCGCGGAGCACCAGATGCTCAAGCGCCCCTGCGCGATCAAGACGATTCGTGCGGCCCGCGCGAACGACGCGCGCGCCCTGGCGCGCTTCGAGCGCGAAGTTCGCGCCACGGCCCAATTGAGCCATTGGAACATCGTCGAAATCTTCGATTACGGTTGTAGCGAGGACGGAACGTTCTTCTACGTGATGGAATACCTGCCCGGCCTGAGCCTGCAGCAGATCGTCGAGCAGCAAGGAGCCGTCCAGCCGGCCCGGGCCGTGCATCTGATCCGGCAGATCTGCCAGGGCCTGGCCGAGGCCCATCGCTTGGGGCTCGTCCATCGCGATATCAAGCCGAGCAATATCATCGCCACGGCGCGTGGCGGAGCGTACGACGTGGCCAAGCTGCTCGACTTCGGGCTCGCGGCGACCGCGGCAGAGGTTGCCCCGAACGGTCGACCGGGCCAGGTCGCCGGCTCGCCGCACTACATGGCCCCGGAGGTGATTCGCGGAGCGATCCCCGACATACGGTCCGACCTCTACAGCCTGGGGGGCGTGCTCTATTTCCTGCTCGCCGGACGGCCGGCTTACCGCGGCACGGACCCCGTGGCCGTGATGCGAGCACAGGTCGAGGATCCCTTACCGGCACTCGAGTCGGTGTGCCCTCAGGTTCCGGCCGATCTCGCGGCAGTCGTGCGGCGCTGCCTGGCGAAAGACCCGCGCGAGCGCTACGCGGATGCCCGCGAATTGGATCTGGCCCTGGCCACATGCCAGTGTGCCACCGGTTGGACGCAAGAACTGGCCGTACGCTGGTGGGTGGCCCGGGGGCGGCGTCCGGACGGTTCGCTGGCGACCCCGCCCTTGGACGGTTGATACCGCCGGGCCGGAGATCACTCCGGCGGTCTGGGAACTTTTCTGCTGCCCGTGTCGTCCAACTGGGAGTCGCTGCGCGCGGTGCGCAACGTCTCAAAGTACGATTCCGCAACGTACAAAGGCATGAACCGATGCTGAGGACTGCAACTTGTCTCTGTGTGTTCGCGTTGCTGTTTGCGACCCCGATTGCGTTTGCTGGCAACGTCCAGGTGTCGGGCGAGGCGGAAATCCGCGTGCAGCCCGACGAAGCGCTGATTTCGACCGGCATCGAAGTCCGCGCGGCAGCTCTCGACGACGCGACGACCATGCTCGAAGAGCGTCGCGCCAGGCTGCTCGAATATCTCCAGGCGTCCGGCATTGCCGACCAAGACGTGCGGACCGACTTCGTGCTTGTTGAGCCGGTCTACCGCGAGCGCAACCGGGCAGATGTGCCCAACGATCGAGAACTCCTGGCATCGATCGTCGATCCGATCGCCTACAACGTCGTCCAGCTTGTCCGCGTGCGGGTCCGGCAGGTCAATCAATTCGACGCCCTGATCGTCGGCGTGCTGAAAAACGGTGCCAACCGTCTCGAGGGAGTGGAGTTTCGGACCACGGAGTTGCGCAAATATCGAGATGAAGCGCGACAGAAGGCGATTCGCGCAGCCAAGGAAAAGGCGCTACTGCTCGTCGCGGAACTCAACGTCAAGCTCGGCGACGTCGTCGCGATCCAGGAGCAGTATTCTGGCGGCTGGTGGAGCTGGCCGCGCTATCAGAATCAGGCGCTGATGCAAAACGTGACCTCGGAGGCACCGGCCGCGAGCAACAGCACCGCTGGTCAGATCAGCGTGACCGCCTCGGTACATCTGACATTCGCCTTGCCGGGCGGCGAGCCGGAACAGGACGGAACCGCTGTTCCGCAGGGTCTGCGCCGCTAGGCGGCGCCCTGTACGCGCGGTTGGGTTACGAAGTCGCTAATGGTCATGCGCGCAGGACTGCGGCGACACCGGCGCCGGCTTGACGGGCTGCCGGAGCAGGCGCATGCCGTTGCCGATCACCGTCAGGCTTGCGCCGACGTCCGCGGCCACGGCGAGCCACATCGTACCGGCCCCCGCGGCCGACAACGCCAGCACGGCCGCCTTGACGCCCAAGGCGAAACCGATGTTTTGCCGCAGAATGGCCCGCATCTGCCGCGCCAGGCAGACGAGTTCGGGCAACTTATCCAGTCTCGGCGTCATCAACACGACGTCGGCCGTTTCGAGCGCCGTCGCGCTGGCCTGCGCTCCGAGCGCAATACCCACCGGGGCAGCGGCCAGGGCGGGGGCATCGTTGACGCCGTCGCCGACCATCGCCAGGTCGCGATGCGTCTGGGCCAGTTGACGGACGCGCGTCACTTTGTCGGCGGGCAGCAGCTCGGCGTCGATCTCATCGATTCCCAGCTCGTTCGCCAGCCGTTGCACCACTGCGGCGCGATCGCCCGAAAGCAGGGCGAGGTGACGAACGCCGAGTTGCCGCAATTCGGCCAGGGCCGGTGCGGCATCGCCGCGCGCCACGTCGGACAAGGTGAGGATGCCTGCCAGACGGTTTTCGCGGCAGACGTACACCTCCGTGGCTGCAGCGACGCTGGTGTCGGCAGCTTGGGCAGCACCGCGAGCCGTGGCTTCTTCGGCGGGTTCGATCTCGATGCCACGCTCGGCCAGGAGCCGGCGATTGCCCACCAGCCATGACGCGCCCGCGACGCGACCGGCGATCCCCAGTCCGCGAAAGGCCTGCATGTCTGCGGCCGCATCGATCGGCAAGCCACGGTGACGGGCTTCGCGCACAATCGCGGCGGCCAACGGATGCTCGCTGTGCTGCTCGAGCGCGGCTGCGGCGCGCAACACCTCGTCTGCGCCGCAGGGGCTCACCGCGGCCAGGTGTACGACGCACGGCTCGCCGGTGGTGAGTGTTCCGGTCTTGTCGAAAGCCATGGCCGTCAAGCGCGCGAGCCGCTCCAGGTGTTCGCCGCCCTTGACCAGCGCGCCCATCCGCGCGGACCGGTTCAGGCCGCAGACCAGCGTGACGGGCGTCGAAATGACCAATGCGCAAGGGCAGGCGATGACCAGCAGAACCAGCCCACGATGCAGCCATTCGCTCCAACCGGGCGCCGCCGCGAGGTCCGCGATGAACGTGGCCGCCAGCGGGGGAACCAGTGCTACGAACACGGCCAACGCGATCACCACCGGCGTGTAGATGCGCGCGAACTTGTCGACAAACCGCGCGGTTGGCGAGCGTTCGGCGCGCGCTTGCGAAACGAGCCGCGAAATATGTGCGAGCGTGCTGTCGTGGGCCTCGCGCGTGGCGCGAATCTCGAGCGCGCCTTCGCCGTTCAACGAGCCGGCAAACACGGAGCTTCCCGGCGCGACATCGACCGGTAGCGATTCGCCGGTAATCGGCGCCTGGTTGACGCTCGATGTGCCGGCGACGACCTGCCCGTCGAGCGGCAGCCGTTCGCCCGGCCGGACGGCAATCTCCTCGCCGACGGCGACTTCTGCCGCGGGACAGTCCTCCCAGCCATGCGCGGTGCGACGATGCGCCACCGGAGTCTGATAGGCCACGAGTGACTGGACCGCCGAACGTGCGCGATCCAGGCTGTAGGTCTCCAGCCAAAGCGCCACGCCGAAAAGAAACATGGCCGCCGCGGCCTCGAAATAGTCGCCCAGCGCGATGGCGCCCGCGGCGGCCAGCGTCATCAGGGCGTTCATGTCGAGCGCCCCCAGCCGGATGGCCCGCCAGCCGGCGCGCGCAACCGGGATGCCAGCGACGACGGCTGCGGCGATGGCCAGGGCATGGCTGACTGCCACTGCCGGCTCGCCGAACGGCACTAACGCGGCGGCGATCAACAGCAGCAACCCCGAGGCGATCGTGGCGCGCCGGCGCCAAAGGGGGTGCGCGGTGGGCGACGGGTTCAAGACTTGAAGATCCACGACCGTGGCAGGAAAGCCGATGGCTGCAAGTTTCGCAGCCAGCACCTCGCGGGTGGTAAGTGCGCCGTCGAAATCGACCGTCAACGTCCGGTTCAGGTAATCTGCGCGGACAGTCTCGATGCCGCCGACCGGACGCAAGCCGCGATCGATCAATGCCAGCTCCTCCGGGCAGTCCATGGCCGGGATGTGGAACTCGGCGGACTGCCGCGAAGCAGGCGCCGCGGCGGTGGTTGTGACCCGTTGCAAGCCGGTCGTACTCGCAAATAAGAAAGGCATGAGGTTCGCGCCGCAATTATAGGACGCGGGGCCGTGGATGGGGGGCCCTGGCGAGGCCGGGCGACTTTCGCGAAGATGCACGCGTCAATTGGTACCGGTGCCGGCACGCGAACTGACCGATGCGATGTGGCACGAAGAACACGGCACCCGAGCGAGCGGCAATGCGCACCCGAGCGACGACGATTCTCACGGTTCGACACCAGGGCCAGGTCGCTTTGGGCGGCGACGGCCAGGTCACGCTCGGCCAGTCAATCGTCAAGGCCGACGCCAACAAGATTCGCCGGCTGGCCGATAACAAGGTGCTCACCGGATTTGCCGGCAGCAGCGCCGATGCCTTTGCGCTGTTGGAACGATTCGAGGCCCGGCTCAAGGACTTTCCCGGAAACGTGCCGCGGGCGGCCACGGAGTTGGCCAAGGATTGGCGGACCGATCGAGTCTTGCGCCGCTTGGAGGCGCTCTTGCTGGTGGTCGATGCTCGGCACACGCTGCTGGTCACAGGCACGGGGGACGTGATCCAGCCCACCGACGGAATTCTCGGGATCGGCTCGGGCGGCAACTATGCCATGGCCGCCGCGCGGGCCCTGGTGGCGCATGCGCCCATGGCAGCGGACGAAATCGTGCGCGCGTCGCTCGAAATTGCCGCGGGTATCGACATCTACACGAATACGAACATCGCGGTCGAGGTGTTGCCGTGCGCGAGCTGACGCCTCGGGAAATCGTCGCCGAGCTGGATCGGCACATCGTCGGACAAGACGCGGCCAAGCGGGCCGTGGCCATTGCCTTGCGCAATCGCTGGCGGCGCCAGCGATTGCCGGAAGAGATGCGCGGCGAAGTCGCGCCTAAAAACATCCTGATGATCGGTCCGACGGGCGTCGGCAAGACGGAAATCGCCCGGCGCCTGGCTCGGCTGACCGGCGCCCCGTTCATCAAGGTCGAGGCCACGAAATTCACTGAGGTGGGCTACTACGGCCGCGACGTCGAGAGCATGGTCCGCGA from Pirellulales bacterium encodes the following:
- a CDS encoding D-alanine--D-alanine ligase — protein: MTTDNLGLSLRVAVLCGGHSAERSVSLASGQAVAKALAAAGHDVRQFDPAATPLDDLPWPSIDVCYLALHGGTGEDGTVQQQLERLGVRYTGSGPAASRLAMSKSASKERFAQHEVPTLPYVLVHRGQRSADILASVAALGYPLIFKPDGQGSSLGVAVATGPQQVASALATAGEFDDFVLVEPYVAGREFTVAVWGRQALPVLEIIAPEGLFDYNAKYESAQTRYCFDHRLPSKLVERLERAAIAAAAALDTSGMVRVDVMLDRFECLWVLEVNTSPGMTDHSLVPKAAARWGLSFTGLCDRLVRETAAAGVSP
- a CDS encoding DUF1501 domain-containing protein encodes the protein MLTFTGRGAAQTCDGLTRRDFLQVGALGAVGMSLPNLMAAKAAGAVAPNHDEHSVIMIFNLGAPSQIDCWDMKPDAPAEIRGPFQPVSTNAPAIQISEIFPELAKHADKFSLVRSCYHTAAAVHDTGHQMLQTGRLFTGGINTPHAGCVLAYLRGRRTDLPAHVLLPEPMGRTGGNLPHGQDAGFLGKAHDPFALMADPSKPDFKVPDLLPPQDIGEARLDRRRKMRAIVDETVKNFEASADAKALDSNFEAAYRLMTSPQAREAFDLSKEPQAVRERYGMTRFGQCCLLARRLIEAGVRFVTVNTFLTVFDEISWDIHGSKPFTSIEGMRDIVAPMYDRAYSALLEDLSQRGMLGNTLVCNLQEFGRTPRVNPAGGRDHWPQCWTSQFAGGGVQGGRVVGRSDPIGAVPAERPVQPGEVIATIFNSLGLDLETKLPGPQGRPFPLVDYGIKPIHELF
- a CDS encoding hydrolase, with the protein product MSRDDTALIVIDVQGKLSGLIPGHRRIIWNIRRLIDGARLFGLPVAATEQYPQGLGPTVPELAALVDPAAAKTRFSCGECGELFAGLRERKVYRYLLCGIESHVCVQQTALDLLATGQRVYLAVDAIGARHRIDHDTALLRLEASGATMTTTEAALFEWCEHARDPAFKQLSKLIQEQAPEE
- a CDS encoding serine/threonine protein kinase; the protein is MSISGTNAASETFDDRTLEELPVAALDTPEPTVAPVELVHGPPRELADETQEVLLQRLRVGSLVMFSGFLFYTLRAAYFLPSADAPRIGESNAVTTYRAAATVVLAICAAYLWSPIRLSLVTLRFLELGVFGASTGICVLIESQLISQALHPEHPAVVQSAVAASIVMWFALALIYGVFIPNTWWRAAIVLGVILAIPFVMMLVASVNSREFGRVALIDSLLPASGVMLVGYATAVYSSYTMGRLRREVFVARQLGQYRLGQLLGSGGMGEVYLAEHQMLKRPCAIKTIRAARANDARALARFEREVRATAQLSHWNIVEIFDYGCSEDGTFFYVMEYLPGLSLQQIVEQQGAVQPARAVHLIRQICQGLAEAHRLGLVHRDIKPSNIIATARGGAYDVAKLLDFGLAATAAEVAPNGRPGQVAGSPHYMAPEVIRGAIPDIRSDLYSLGGVLYFLLAGRPAYRGTDPVAVMRAQVEDPLPALESVCPQVPADLAAVVRRCLAKDPRERYADARELDLALATCQCATGWTQELAVRWWVARGRRPDGSLATPPLDG
- a CDS encoding SIMPL domain-containing protein (The SIMPL domain is named for its presence in mouse protein SIMPL (signalling molecule that associates with mouse pelle-like kinase). Bacterial member BP26, from Brucella, was shown to assemble into a channel-like structure, while YggE from E. coli has been associated with resistance to oxidative stress.), giving the protein MLRTATCLCVFALLFATPIAFAGNVQVSGEAEIRVQPDEALISTGIEVRAAALDDATTMLEERRARLLEYLQASGIADQDVRTDFVLVEPVYRERNRADVPNDRELLASIVDPIAYNVVQLVRVRVRQVNQFDALIVGVLKNGANRLEGVEFRTTELRKYRDEARQKAIRAAKEKALLLVAELNVKLGDVVAIQEQYSGGWWSWPRYQNQALMQNVTSEAPAASNSTAGQISVTASVHLTFALPGGEPEQDGTAVPQGLRR
- a CDS encoding cation-translocating P-type ATPase translates to MPFLFASTTGLQRVTTTAAAPASRQSAEFHIPAMDCPEELALIDRGLRPVGGIETVRADYLNRTLTVDFDGALTTREVLAAKLAAIGFPATVVDLQVLNPSPTAHPLWRRRATIASGLLLLIAAALVPFGEPAVAVSHALAIAAAVVAGIPVARAGWRAIRLGALDMNALMTLAAAGAIALGDYFEAAAAMFLFGVALWLETYSLDRARSAVQSLVAYQTPVAHRRTAHGWEDCPAAEVAVGEEIAVRPGERLPLDGQVVAGTSSVNQAPITGESLPVDVAPGSSVFAGSLNGEGALEIRATREAHDSTLAHISRLVSQARAERSPTARFVDKFARIYTPVVIALAVFVALVPPLAATFIADLAAAPGWSEWLHRGLVLLVIACPCALVISTPVTLVCGLNRSARMGALVKGGEHLERLARLTAMAFDKTGTLTTGEPCVVHLAAVSPCGADEVLRAAAALEQHSEHPLAAAIVREARHRGLPIDAAADMQAFRGLGIAGRVAGASWLVGNRRLLAERGIEIEPAEEATARGAAQAADTSVAAATEVYVCRENRLAGILTLSDVARGDAAPALAELRQLGVRHLALLSGDRAAVVQRLANELGIDEIDAELLPADKVTRVRQLAQTHRDLAMVGDGVNDAPALAAAPVGIALGAQASATALETADVVLMTPRLDKLPELVCLARQMRAILRQNIGFALGVKAAVLALSAAGAGTMWLAVAADVGASLTVIGNGMRLLRQPVKPAPVSPQSCAHDH
- the hslV gene encoding ATP-dependent protease subunit HslV, translating into MRTRATTILTVRHQGQVALGGDGQVTLGQSIVKADANKIRRLADNKVLTGFAGSSADAFALLERFEARLKDFPGNVPRAATELAKDWRTDRVLRRLEALLLVVDARHTLLVTGTGDVIQPTDGILGIGSGGNYAMAAARALVAHAPMAADEIVRASLEIAAGIDIYTNTNIAVEVLPCAS